The Salirhabdus salicampi DNA segment AACTGTTGGTAGAAATCAAATAAATAATTGATTCTCGTCGTTTTTTCTAACAAATGCGAGCACCCCTTGTTAAGTGAAATGCCTTTACAATATCGTATCTAATCCCTTTACTTCATGTCAAGGTATAGAAGGCATTTATTCTTCTTCTATCATTCCAGCAAACAATCCGTAAACAAAAGCATGGGCATCAAAAGTTTGTAAGTCCGTTATTTGTTCACCTAACCCTACGAATTTTACTGGTATATTTAATTCATGACGAATGGCAAGAACAATTCCACCTTTTGCTGTTCCATCTAATTTCGTTAAAACAATTCCAGATACGTCTGTTGAAGCAGAAAAAGTCTTCGCTTGGCTAAGAGCATTTTGCCCTGTTGTTGCATCCAAAACGAGCAATACTTCGTGAGGTGCATCTGGGACTTCACGTGTAATAACCCGCTTCACCTTTTCTAGTTCGTTCATTAAATTCACTTTATTTTGTAATCTACCTGCTGTATCACAGAGAAGAACATCCACCCCACGGGACTTAGCGGCTTGGACAGCATCATACATGACTGCTGCTGGATCACTACCTTCACTATGCTTAATAACATCTACTCCTACACGATCGCCCCAAACGTCCAACTGATCAATTGCACCTGCACGGAATGTATCTCCTGCAGCTAATAGGACAGACTTTCCTTCACTTCTCAACTTGTGAGCAAGTTTACCGATTGTCGTTGTTTTTCCAACACCGTTAACACCAACAAATAAAATAATCGATAGGCCGTTTTCATTTAAGTTTAGTTCCTCGACATCTTCACTATCTTTTCCGTAGTAGATGTCTACTAGTTTTTCAGAGATCACTTCTTTTACTTGTGAAGTATCTTTAATGTTTCGTCGCTTCACTTCCATTTCCAACTGTTCAATGAGGTCCATAACGGTTTGAACACCGACATCAGCACCGATTAAAATTTCTTCTAGTTCTTCAAAGAATTCTTCATCTACTGTACGGTACTTTGCAACTAAGTCATTCACTTTTGTTGTAAATGAATTCCGGGTTTTCGTTAGACCGTCTTTAAACTTACCCGTTACTTGATCCGTTTGTTGACTAAATTTATCTTTT contains these protein-coding regions:
- the ftsY gene encoding signal recognition particle-docking protein FtsY, which codes for MSFFNKLKDKFSQQTDQVTGKFKDGLTKTRNSFTTKVNDLVAKYRTVDEEFFEELEEILIGADVGVQTVMDLIEQLEMEVKRRNIKDTSQVKEVISEKLVDIYYGKDSEDVEELNLNENGLSIILFVGVNGVGKTTTIGKLAHKLRSEGKSVLLAAGDTFRAGAIDQLDVWGDRVGVDVIKHSEGSDPAAVMYDAVQAAKSRGVDVLLCDTAGRLQNKVNLMNELEKVKRVITREVPDAPHEVLLVLDATTGQNALSQAKTFSASTDVSGIVLTKLDGTAKGGIVLAIRHELNIPVKFVGLGEQITDLQTFDAHAFVYGLFAGMIEEE